The Streptomyces sp. NBC_01689 genome includes a window with the following:
- a CDS encoding DUF5304 domain-containing protein, whose protein sequence is MSEERPTSDAAQQETVDEARVSDADAWAKACAEDLAAEKARRRTQYGPPPGSASEELRKLVDAVADKLSGLNSPLFGAIASGTAQQMVSQVVQQAKAAVEPVMERNPDVFDHLAAAGSELLAAYRSAVEAQERRWTTRDTGPHDEGTGPGERIDLD, encoded by the coding sequence GGTGGACGAAGCGCGCGTCAGCGACGCCGACGCCTGGGCGAAGGCGTGCGCCGAGGATCTCGCGGCGGAGAAGGCCCGCCGCCGCACCCAGTACGGGCCACCGCCGGGCTCCGCCTCCGAGGAACTGCGCAAGCTCGTCGACGCGGTCGCCGACAAACTGTCCGGACTGAACTCACCGCTGTTCGGCGCGATCGCCTCGGGCACCGCCCAGCAGATGGTCAGCCAGGTCGTGCAGCAGGCCAAGGCGGCCGTCGAACCCGTCATGGAACGCAACCCCGACGTCTTCGACCACCTCGCGGCCGCGGGCTCCGAGCTGCTCGCCGCGTACCGCTCGGCCGTCGAGGCGCAGGAACGGCGCTGGACGACCCGGGACACCGGCCCGCACGACGAGGGCACCGGTCCGGGGGAGCGGATTGACTTGGACTGA